CCAAAAGAATATAGAAATTATATTCATTTGGGAAAAATGGATTATTTGTATGATAAAGTAGAATTGTACGACAAGTTGAAACAAATCGTGCAAGGTAAAAGTCTAACCGATCCAATTACGGATATCCAAAAAGGATTGTCTGACATTGAGCATCATATGTTGCATTTCTTGGATAATCATGACGAACAACGATTAGCTAGTCCCGAATTTGCTGGTTCAGCCGAAAATGGCAAACCATTGATGGTGGTTTCAGCTACTATAAGCACCTCGCCAACGATGATTTATTTTGGACAAGAAGTAGGAGAAGCTGGTAATGAAAACGGTGGTTTTGGATCTCATTCTAGAACATCCATCTTTGATTATGTGGGTGTGCCCAATCACCAACGTTGGATGAATGGTGGAAAATTTGACGGGGGTAAATTAACTCCTTCAGAGAAATCGTTGCGTGACTTCTACAAAAGAGTGTTGAATTTTACTTTGAAGAGTTCAGCACTAGTAGGCGATTTTAAAGAAATACATTCTGCAAACACTACAATTACTGACGGATACTTACCAGAAATCTATTCATTTGTTCGTTGGTCGGATTCGGAGAAATTGATTGTAGTTGTTAATTTTTCTTCATCAAAAAAGAGCCAATTTGAATTAATTATTCCAAACGAAATCATTCAAAAATGGAATTTAAAAGAGGGCAATTACTTGATTATTGATCAATTGTACCAAAAGAGTCAATTAATTTTAAAGGTGAAAAATGGTCAAGGAAAAGTAAAAATTGACATGAAACCTTCGGAATCATTTATCTATCGTTTAAAGTAATTGTAATCGCTATTCAGCAATAGCTTCTTCGTAATTTTCTTCTACTTTTCTCCAGTTGATCACTTTAAAAAAGGCATCAATGTAGTTTTTTCGTTTGTATTGGTAATCCAAATAATAGGCGTGTTCCCAAACGTCTAACGCTAAGATGGGTTTTCCTTGTACTTTAGCATTTCGCATAAGTGGATTATCCTGATTGGCAGTACTAGTAATTTGTAATTTTCCAGAACGATCTACAATTAACCACACCCAACCTGAACCAAACAATTTGGTTGCTTCGCCTTTAAATTGCGTTGTAAAATTATCAAATGAGTCGAAATCTTTTTCGATTGCTGATGCCAATGAATCTTTTGGTTGCCCAGCAGATTTTACGCCAATACATTCAAAATATAAGGAATGATTGTAGTATCCGCCAGCATTGTTTTTTTGTTCTTCATTATTGGTATCCAATTGGGACAATACTTCTTCTATAGTAAGGTTCTCTAAATTAGTTCCAGCAATGGCTTCGTTCAGTTTGTTGGTATACGATAAATAGTGTTTAGAATAGTGATTTTCTAAAGTAATTGCCGATAGATTGGGAGCCAAAGCATCGTAGCCAATTGCTAATTTTTCCAATTGGAACGAACCATCGTTTGCCTTAACGTCATCAGGAATTCCCATGGTAATTTTCTCTTCTGCACTTGGCAAAGGAACTTCAACTACTTCGGTTAATTTTTTCTTGTTACAAGCAAATACAATAAAAAAGAATGCTACACAAATAACTTTTAAAAAGTGCTTTTTCATGACTTGTTTATTTTTTCAATAAAGAATTAATGATTTCAATATAGTTTTCCTTGGCTTCTTCTATAGACAGATGACTAATTTGCATCCAAGCATTAGTTTTGAAAGCATTTCTTAAATCAAAATTTTCAGATTGATTGTATTCGGCTGAACCAAAGGTAGCCTGTTTGTAAAAAGCATACAAACGCAATTGCACATCTTGAGGTAATGAGTCTTGCGTCATTTTAGAAGCTGCCGCAACAGCTTCATCGAATCTATTATCTAAATCATTTTCAATCATTACGCTTTGGTTGCAATAACTGTTTTTCCGCCAATGGCTTTTTGATTTAATACTACATTAATTGGTGTGCCTAAAGGTAAAAATAAATCTACACGAGATCCAAATTTGATAAAACCAGCATCAGTTCCTTGGATTACTTGCATGCCTTCTTCGGCATAGTTTACAATTCGCTTAGCTAAAGCACCCGCAATTTGTCGGTATAAAACTTCTCCAAAAGATTTATTTTCAACTACAATAGTCGTTCTTTCATTTTCTTCACTAGCCTTAGGATGCCAAGCAACTAAAAATTTACCTGGATGGTATTTGCTAAACTTTACAATGCCTCCCAAGGGATAGCGCGTTACATGAACGTTTATCGGCGACATAAAAATAGAAACCTGTATGCGTTTGTCTTTAAAATATTCGGCTTCAAACACTTCTTCAATTACCACTACTTTCCCATCTACAGGAGATAAAATGTGATCTTCGTTTAAAATAAAGTTACGTTTTGGATTTCTAAAAAATTGTAGGATAATAATTAAAAACAGAATGGCAATCATTTGTATAGCCATCTTGATCCAATTGATGTCAATTAAAGTATCGCTTGCTAATACAGCAATAGCAGTAATACATGTACCTAATAATATTGACGGGGTTCCCTCTTTATGAAACATATGATAAAATTTGATAAAATAAATATACAATTGGTGCTACAAATATAACACTATCTAAACGATCTAAGACCCCTCCATGCCCAGGCATTATTTTACCGCTGTCTTTTACTTCAGCAATTCGCTTGAATTTGGATTCGATTAAGTCTCCTATAGTTCCAAAAACACCTACAATTAAAGCAATCATAGTCCATATTAAAATGGAAGTGTCACTAAAATTTGGATTAGGCTTGATGTATAACTTTGAAATTAAATAACCAGCAAAAACTGCAAATACGACCCCTCCCAAAAATCCTTCGATGGTTTTTTTTGGTGAAATACGTTCGTACAATTTATGTTTTCCCATTGATTTTCCTACCAAATAGGCAAAGGTGTCATTGGTCCAAATCAAGATAAAAAGACCAATAATAATTTTTGGATTGTAATCATTTATTCCAAAAGATATTTTGACGATAAATATGAAAGGTAATAGTATGTACCCCACTAAATACAAGTATTTCCAAAGTTTGCTGATAGTTTGTTCTTTATTATTGAATAAAAATAATATGCATTTAATAAGTACAACAAGAGTGATTATTAAAAGGACAAGGTTTAACTGTTCTAGGTCAACACCTAATTGGGTAGGTTTTTCGCGAAGAAAGGATAAGTAATTATCAGTTTCTTTGGAGTAATAGCTAATTAAACTGATGATACTATAGGAAAGTGTAACAACTGATACAGGTAAAATCGTATTAATTTTAACTAAATTGGCGTATTCAAATGTAGCGATTACTAAAAAAATTCCAAATAATAGGAT
This sequence is a window from Flavobacterium ammoniigenes. Protein-coding genes within it:
- a CDS encoding superoxide dismutase — translated: MKKHFLKVICVAFFFIVFACNKKKLTEVVEVPLPSAEEKITMGIPDDVKANDGSFQLEKLAIGYDALAPNLSAITLENHYSKHYLSYTNKLNEAIAGTNLENLTIEEVLSQLDTNNEEQKNNAGGYYNHSLYFECIGVKSAGQPKDSLASAIEKDFDSFDNFTTQFKGEATKLFGSGWVWLIVDRSGKLQITSTANQDNPLMRNAKVQGKPILALDVWEHAYYLDYQYKRKNYIDAFFKVINWRKVEENYEEAIAE
- a CDS encoding phosphatidylserine decarboxylase family protein, yielding MFHKEGTPSILLGTCITAIAVLASDTLIDINWIKMAIQMIAILFLIIILQFFRNPKRNFILNEDHILSPVDGKVVVIEEVFEAEYFKDKRIQVSIFMSPINVHVTRYPLGGIVKFSKYHPGKFLVAWHPKASEENERTTIVVENKSFGEVLYRQIAGALAKRIVNYAEEGMQVIQGTDAGFIKFGSRVDLFLPLGTPINVVLNQKAIGGKTVIATKA
- a CDS encoding phosphatidate cytidylyltransferase, translating into MNETLKRLISGVVYITLLLSCILYSTESFILLFGIFLVIATFEYANLVKINTILPVSVVTLSYSIISLISYYSKETDNYLSFLREKPTQLGVDLEQLNLVLLIITLVVLIKCILFLFNNKEQTISKLWKYLYLVGYILLPFIFIVKISFGINDYNPKIIIGLFILIWTNDTFAYLVGKSMGKHKLYERISPKKTIEGFLGGVVFAVFAGYLISKLYIKPNPNFSDTSILIWTMIALIVGVFGTIGDLIESKFKRIAEVKDSGKIMPGHGGVLDRLDSVIFVAPIVYLFYQILSYVS
- a CDS encoding acyl-CoA-binding protein — its product is MIENDLDNRFDEAVAAASKMTQDSLPQDVQLRLYAFYKQATFGSAEYNQSENFDLRNAFKTNAWMQISHLSIEEAKENYIEIINSLLKK